The following are encoded in a window of Astyanax mexicanus isolate ESR-SI-001 chromosome 6, AstMex3_surface, whole genome shotgun sequence genomic DNA:
- the LOC103036196 gene encoding PILR alpha-associated neural protein isoform X2 encodes MERCSISGPTPLWYLLLVAVVTCPTCCQEGAEHMQLSVTAQATPTPLWAVDWGPTQPLEDETHHLLSSQETEGAKAATPEAWPHHWNTPTNQTQQQPLSIEARDSGEEPEEEAQEKEPEEVDPQFYVTVTISSLLILSVVIISAKLCYDRSLSQRPPPLSLAIPRSLAQEDSRQTLHSTPSFPDRERIPVVNL; translated from the exons ATGGAGCGATG CTCCATCTCTGGGCCGACCCCTCTCTGGTACCTCCTGCTGGTAGCTGTGGTTACCTGCCCCACCTGCTGCCAGGAAGGGGCGGAGCACATGCAGTTGTCAGTCACTGCCCAGGCCACGCCCACTCCTCTATGGGCCGTAGACTGGGGTCCTACGCAACCCCTGGAGGACGAGACGCATCACCTGCTCTCCAGCCAGGAAACAGAGGGAGCCAAAGCAGCCACACCTGAGGCGTGGCCACACCACTGGAACACGCCCACCAACCAGACCCAGCAGCAACCGCTGTCCATCGAAGCCAGAGACTCGGGGGaggagccggaggaggaggcgcaGGAAAAGGAACCAGAAGAAG tgGATCCTCAGTTCTATGTGACCGTGACTATCTCGTCTCTGCTGATTCTCTCGGTGGTCATCATCTCAGCCAAACTCTG ttatgACCGCTCTCTCTCCCAGCGTCCTCCTCCTCTCTCGCTCGCCATCCCTCGCTCTCTGGCTCAGGAGGACAGCAGGCAGACACTTCACAGCACCCCCTCCTTCCccgacagagagag GATTCCTGTGGTCAACCTCTGA
- the LOC103036196 gene encoding PILR alpha-associated neural protein isoform X1 has protein sequence MERCSISGPTPLWYLLLVAVVTCPTCCQEGAEHMQLSVTAQATPTPLWAVDWGPTQPLEDETHHLLSSQETEGAKAATPEAWPHHWNTPTNQTQQQPLSIEARDSGEEPEEEAQEKEPEEVMTALSPSVLLLSRSPSLALWLRRTAGRHFTAPPPSPTERGFLWSTSEELTALSRARVCPCPCVPAGRGGNPERTNA, from the exons ATGGAGCGATG CTCCATCTCTGGGCCGACCCCTCTCTGGTACCTCCTGCTGGTAGCTGTGGTTACCTGCCCCACCTGCTGCCAGGAAGGGGCGGAGCACATGCAGTTGTCAGTCACTGCCCAGGCCACGCCCACTCCTCTATGGGCCGTAGACTGGGGTCCTACGCAACCCCTGGAGGACGAGACGCATCACCTGCTCTCCAGCCAGGAAACAGAGGGAGCCAAAGCAGCCACACCTGAGGCGTGGCCACACCACTGGAACACGCCCACCAACCAGACCCAGCAGCAACCGCTGTCCATCGAAGCCAGAGACTCGGGGGaggagccggaggaggaggcgcaGGAAAAGGAACCAGAAGAAG ttatgACCGCTCTCTCTCCCAGCGTCCTCCTCCTCTCTCGCTCGCCATCCCTCGCTCTCTGGCTCAGGAGGACAGCAGGCAGACACTTCACAGCACCCCCTCCTTCCccgacagagagag GATTCCTGTGGTCAACCTCTGAGGAGCTGACCGCACTGAGCCGTGCCCGCGTGTGCCCGTGTCCCTGTGTGCCCGCCGGGCGTGGAGGGAATCCTGAGAGGACGAATGCGTGA